A genomic window from Clostridium aceticum includes:
- a CDS encoding BMC domain-containing protein — translation MIRSIGLIELNSIARGVETGDTMIKAADVQLLKAHSVCPGKYIILICGDVGAVEAAMDAGKEIGGAYVVDHLILPSIHPQLIDAIHGTNTVQEVNAIGVLEFFNIATSIVAADAAAKAAAVTLIEIRLGLSIGGKSFITLCGDVSSVQEAVEVGAAIGKERGMMVEKSVIPSPRKELFEKLL, via the coding sequence ATGATAAGAAGTATAGGATTAATAGAGCTAAATAGTATTGCTAGAGGCGTAGAAACAGGGGATACCATGATAAAGGCAGCGGATGTACAGTTATTAAAAGCACATTCTGTATGTCCAGGTAAATACATTATACTCATATGTGGGGATGTGGGAGCTGTTGAAGCCGCCATGGATGCAGGCAAGGAAATAGGCGGCGCTTATGTTGTTGATCATTTAATTTTACCAAGTATACATCCTCAGCTAATTGATGCCATTCATGGTACAAATACTGTCCAAGAGGTAAATGCTATTGGTGTATTGGAATTTTTTAATATTGCTACCTCCATTGTAGCGGCGGATGCTGCTGCCAAGGCCGCTGCTGTCACCCTTATTGAGATCCGCTTAGGTCTTTCTATAGGAGGTAAGTCCTTTATCACACTATGCGGAGATGTCAGTTCTGTCCAAGAAGCAGTGGAGGTTGGAGCAGCCATCGGAAAAGAAAGAGGCATGATGGTAGAAAAAAGTGTCATCCCATCTCCGCGAAAAGAGTTGTTCGAAAAGTTACTGTAG